From a single Larimichthys crocea isolate SSNF chromosome XIII, L_crocea_2.0, whole genome shotgun sequence genomic region:
- the LOC104930816 gene encoding CD209 antigen-like protein C isoform X2, which produces MAEADVVEYSREMSLDRNVYGSQQQVASNGGSKVTLKRVAVAVLSALLVATVIARFFTCYKYSQTMDKLQKLTDEYEAMKEILTDKRYLKCEEGWERNGTQCYYFLTNNLTWSDSRDECRQRGGDLVKIDSVEEQSFLQHRLKEKMIYPEDRHWIGLTDSKTEGTWLWTDGSPLNKSLTFWSKREPDNWKEENRYGEDCVRMGVKGRSDLKTWFDKSCTVPHKSICEKCVCCSST; this is translated from the exons ATGGCTGAAGCTGATGTGGTAGAGTACTCCAGAGAAATGTCTCTAGACAGAAATGTCTATG GTTCCCAACAACAAGTGGCTTCCAATggagggtcaaaggtcacactgAAGAGAGTGGCCGTGGCAGTTCTCAGCGCTCTCCTGGTTGCTACAGTCATTGCTCGTTTCTTTACCT GTTATAAGTACAGTCAAACTATGGACAAGCTTCAAAAGCTGACAGACGAGTATGAAGCTATGAAAGAAATCCTCACAG ACAAGCGATATCTGAAATGTGAAGAAGGCTGGGAGCGAAATGGAACACAGTGCTATTATTTCTTAACCAATAATTTAACCTGGAGCGACAGCAGAGATGAATGCAGACAGCGTGGAGGAGATCTGGTGAAGATAGACAGCGTGGAGGAGCAG TCTttcctgcagcacagactgaaagaaaagatgatttATCCCGAGGACAGGCACTGGATCGGACTGACAGACTCAAAGACAGAGGGCACATGGTTGTGGACAGACGGCTCACCACTGAACAAGAG tttgacattttggagcaAAAGAGAGCCAGACAACTGGAAAGAGGAAAATCGTTATGGAGAGGACTGTGTGAGGATGGGAGTGAAAGGACGATCAGATCTGAAGACTTGGTTTGATAAATCCTGCACAGTGCCTCACAAAAGTATTTGTGAGAAGTGTGTCTGTTGTAGTTCAACTTAA
- the LOC104930816 gene encoding CD209 antigen-like protein C isoform X3 yields MAEADVVEYSREMSLDRNVYGSQQQVASNGGSKVTLKRVAVAVLSTLLVATVIARFFTCYKYSQTMDKLQKLTDEYEAMKEILTDKRYLKCEEGWERNGTQCYYFLTNNLTWSDSRDECRQRGGDLVKIDSVEEQSFLQHRLKEKMIYPEDRHWIGLTDSKTEGTWLWTDGSPLNKSLTFWSKREPDNWKEENRYGEDCVRMGVKGRSDLKTWFDKSCTVPHKSICEKCVCCSST; encoded by the exons ATGGCTGAAGCTGATGTGGTAGAGTACTCCAGAGAAATGTCTCTAGACAGAAATGTCTATG GTTCCCAACAACAAGTGGCTTCCAATggagggtcaaaggtcacactgAAGAGAGTGGCCGTGGCAGTTCTCAGCACTCTCCTGGTTGCTACAGTCATTGCTCGTTTCTTTACCT GTTATAAGTACAGTCAAACTATGGACAAGCTTCAAAAGCTGACAGACGAGTATGAAGCTATGAAAGAAATCCTCACAG ACAAGCGATATCTGAAATGTGAAGAAGGCTGGGAGCGAAATGGAACACAGTGCTATTATTTCTTAACCAATAATTTAACCTGGAGCGACAGCAGAGATGAATGCAGACAGCGTGGAGGAGATCTGGTGAAGATAGACAGCGTGGAGGAGCAG TCTttcctgcagcacagactgaaagaaaagatgatttATCCCGAGGACAGGCACTGGATCGGACTGACAGACTCAAAGACAGAGGGCACATGGTTGTGGACAGACGGCTCACCACTGAACAAGAG tttgacattttggagcaAAAGAGAGCCAGACAACTGGAAAGAGGAAAATCGTTATGGAGAGGACTGTGTGAGGATGGGAGTGAAAGGACGATCAGATCTGAAGACTTGGTTTGATAAATCCTGCACAGTGCCTCACAAAAGTATTTGTGAGAAGTGTGTCTGTTGTAGTTCAACTTAA